The nucleotide window ACCGCCACAGTTGGGCGCCGATCGCCGGCCGCAACCAGCTCCGCCTGTTCTAACCCGCGGGCTCGGCGGCCTCCGGAGCGGTGGCGGCGACGTCGTGGTGGACGCCCGTCAGGCGCCCGGCATGGTCCGCGGGCCAGATGATCACCACGGCACGGCCCACCACGTGGTCGGCCGGCACCATGCCCAGCGACCGGCGGGAGTCCGACGAGTTCGGGCGGTTGTCCCCGAGGAAGAACAGATGGTCCTCGGGAACCGAGACCGGGCCGTAGTCCGACAGGTCGGGATAGACCACGTAGGGCTCGTCGAGCGCCTGCCCGTTGACGTAGACCTGCCCCTCCTCGATCACGATCTCGTCGCCGGGAACGCCGATGACACGCTTCACGAAGTCACGGGCGTTGGCGGGCACGACTCCGAGGAACTGTCCGACGCCGCGCACGACCCGGGCGCCGGTGCTGCGGTCGAGCGCCGGATCCTCGAAGTTCACGCCCTCGAAGACCACGATTTCGCCGCGTCGGGGCTCACGGGCGAGATAGGTGAGCTTCTCGACGACCATGCGGTCGTCGATCTGCAGGGTCGGCGCCATGGAGGTGGAGGGGATGTAGAACACCTGCAGCACGAACGTGCGCAGGAGGAAGGCGAGCACGAAGGCGATCAACAGCAGCACCGGCAGCTCGCGGAAGAACGACCCACTGCCGCCGCCGGTGCCGTGCCTGGTGTCGTCGCTGGCCGCCGCAGACGTGTGCGCGGCGTCCGACGAGCCACCGGGGGCGGGCACGGGCACGTCGGGCCCCCGACCGCCGAAGAGGTTCTCCGAGGTGTCGTCCGGGGCGCCGTCGGCGGGAAAGGAGTCGCGGTCAGCCATGAAGCGGCAAGCCTACCGCCGGCAGCGGCACGACCCGGCGGGCCGACCCCTCCGCTGCGCGCACCGCAGACGACGACCTACGAGACGAGGACACACGACGAGGGTGCCGCGCGAAGCGGCACCCTCGTCGAAGTGGTGGTACGAGCCGGGCTCGTGGCGCAGGGACGCGGAGGGCTCAGATGGCCTCGCGCTTCTCCTTGATGCGGGCCTTCTTGCCGACCCGGTCGCGCAGGTAGTACAGCTTGGCGCGCCGGACCTTGCCCCGTCGGGTCACCTCGATCTTCTCGATGACCGGGCTGTGGACCGGGAAGGTGCGCTCGACGCCGACGCCGAACGAGATCTTGCGGACCGAGAAGGTCTCGCGCAGGCCGCCGTTCTTGCGGGCGATCACGACGCCCTCGAAGACCTGGATCCGGGAGCGGGTGCCCTCGACGACGCGGACGTGGACCTTCACGGTGTCCCCGGGCGCGAAGTCGGGCACATCGTCGCGCAGACGCGACTTCTCGACGACGTCGACCTTGTTCATGGCTTGTTTCCCGTCGGTGTGGTGGGTGGCGCGGCACGCTGGCGTTGGCACCGATCCGAGACCCGGTGGCAGCCACCGGTCGGTGGTGGAGAGGTCGCTCCCGGCGGTGACGCGACGGAGGTCGACGATGCGTCGGGGCGTCCGCGAGCGCGGTCGGACGAGCCAGCATGCGCTGCGAAGCGCGAGGATACGGTCCCTGTCCGCGATCGGTCAACCCGCCGCGTGCCCGCCGGTCGGGGGTCCCTCGTCGGCGAGCAGGTCAGGACGCCGGGCACGGGTCAGCGCCCGGGCCTGCTCGGTGCGCCAGCGCTCCACGGCGCCGTGGTCACCCGAGGTCAACACGTCGGGCACTCCCCGCCCCCGCAACTGCGCCGGTCGGGTGTAGTGCGGGTACTCGAGCAGCCCCGAGGTGAACGACTCGTCCCGGGGCGACGCCTCGTTGCCGACCACGCCGGGCACCAGCCGGGTGACCGCCTCGATGACGACGGCTGCCGCGACCTCGCCGCCGAAGAGCACGTAGTCGCCGATGGAGACCTCGTCGGTGGCGACGAGGTCGTGCACGCGTTCGTCGATGCCCTCGTAGCGTCCGCAGCACAGCACCAGACGCGACTCGTCGGCCAGTTCCCGTGCGTACGCCTGTGTCAGGGGGCGACCCCGCGGTGTCAGCAGCAGCGTGCGGGGGCGCGCTCCGCCGGCGACGTACACGGCGTCGGGTGGCGGTTCGGTCGCGCCTGCGGTCGTCGCCAGCGGCAGATCGTTCCAGACCGCCTCGGCCGCGTTGACCCACACGTCGGCGCGCATGACCATGCCGGCGCCACCGCCGTAGGGCGTCGCGTCCACGGTGCGGTGGCGGTCGCGCGTCGCCTCGCGAAGGTCATGCACCCGCAGGTCGAGGGTGCCTCTTGCCGCGGCCTTGGCCAGCAGCGACGTGGTCAACGGCCCCGCGAACCACTCGGGGAAGATGGACAGGATGTCGATGCGCAGGACCGGGTCGTTCACGCGTCGTCCGGCCGGGCGACGTCGGCCTCGCCGTGGACCAGGCCTTCGGGCGGATCGACCAGCCGGAGACATTCGGTGCCGTCGGGCCCGTCGTCGACCTCCACGTAGTCGTCGACCGCGGGCAACAGCCAGGTCGTGCCGTCGCCGCGGACCACCTCGAGCAGGTCGTAGCCGGCCGCCTCGGGCAGTTCGATCAGCGCCTGGACGGTGCCGAGATCCGCGCCGTCGTCGCTCACCACCGCCATGCCGACGAGTTCGTGGGCGTAGTAGGTCTCCTCGTCGGAGACGTCGGCGGCCGGCGCCTGCAGCTGCGAGCCGCGCAGCAGCTCGGCGGCGGTGCGGTCGGCGACCCCCTCGAAACGCACGAGCAGCCGCCCCTGGTGGGGGCGGCTGCTGGCGATCGTGCGCGGTTCACCGGCGAGCACGACGGTCTGCCCACCGTCGAAGCGACCCGGCACGTCGGAGAGCACGTCGACGACGACCTCACCGCGGATGCCGTGGGCCTTGATCACGCGCCCGACGACCACGAGGTCGGCCATACCTAGTCGACGATCTCGACGGTGACGTTCTCGTCGTCGAGGGAGCCGGCGGCCTTCACGAGGCTGCGCAGGGCCTTGGCGGTGCGACCACGCTTGCCGATGACCTTGCCGAGGTCGTCCTCGTGGACGTGCAGCTCGAGCACGACCTCACGGTCGTCCTCGTCCACCTCGATCCGCACGTCGTCGGGATAGTCCACCAGCTGCTTGGCGACGAACTCGAGGACCCGTT belongs to Egicoccus sp. AB-alg6-2 and includes:
- a CDS encoding KH domain-containing protein gives rise to the protein MRAERVLEFVAKQLVDYPDDVRIEVDEDDREVVLELHVHEDDLGKVIGKRGRTAKALRSLVKAAGSLDDENVTVEIVD
- the trmD gene encoding tRNA (guanosine(37)-N1)-methyltransferase TrmD — translated: MRIDILSIFPEWFAGPLTTSLLAKAAARGTLDLRVHDLREATRDRHRTVDATPYGGGAGMVMRADVWVNAAEAVWNDLPLATTAGATEPPPDAVYVAGGARPRTLLLTPRGRPLTQAYARELADESRLVLCCGRYEGIDERVHDLVATDEVSIGDYVLFGGEVAAAVVIEAVTRLVPGVVGNEASPRDESFTSGLLEYPHYTRPAQLRGRGVPDVLTSGDHGAVERWRTEQARALTRARRPDLLADEGPPTGGHAAG
- the rimM gene encoding ribosome maturation factor RimM (Essential for efficient processing of 16S rRNA), which translates into the protein MADLVVVGRVIKAHGIRGEVVVDVLSDVPGRFDGGQTVVLAGEPRTIASSRPHQGRLLVRFEGVADRTAAELLRGSQLQAPAADVSDEETYYAHELVGMAVVSDDGADLGTVQALIELPEAAGYDLLEVVRGDGTTWLLPAVDDYVEVDDGPDGTECLRLVDPPEGLVHGEADVARPDDA
- the lepB gene encoding signal peptidase I — encoded protein: MADRDSFPADGAPDDTSENLFGGRGPDVPVPAPGGSSDAAHTSAAASDDTRHGTGGGSGSFFRELPVLLLIAFVLAFLLRTFVLQVFYIPSTSMAPTLQIDDRMVVEKLTYLAREPRRGEIVVFEGVNFEDPALDRSTGARVVRGVGQFLGVVPANARDFVKRVIGVPGDEIVIEEGQVYVNGQALDEPYVVYPDLSDYGPVSVPEDHLFFLGDNRPNSSDSRRSLGMVPADHVVGRAVVIIWPADHAGRLTGVHHDVAATAPEAAEPAG
- the rplS gene encoding 50S ribosomal protein L19, translated to MNKVDVVEKSRLRDDVPDFAPGDTVKVHVRVVEGTRSRIQVFEGVVIARKNGGLRETFSVRKISFGVGVERTFPVHSPVIEKIEVTRRGKVRRAKLYYLRDRVGKKARIKEKREAI